The Aestuariibius sp. HNIBRBA575 nucleotide sequence GGGCATGGACAGCGCAATGATGATCCCCAGCGGAATTTCGATCGCCAGAATGATGCCAGTGAACAGGAACTGACGCCCCAGCGCGGCGTGGAACCGGTCTGAATTCAGCAATTCTTCGAACCAGCGCAGGCCTTCCCAGAAGAACACGTTGTTGCCAAAGGTTTCCTGCACGGAATAATTCACCACGGTCATCATTGGGATCAGCGCGTTGAACGCGACCAAGATCAGGACCGGCAGGACAAAGAACCATGCCTTTTGGTTTTGAGTTTTCATTGGCCTGCCTCCTGATTGGCTTGGCTCGCCAGCCATCCCCCGCGATAAAGCCGGGTCTGGGATGTTTTGAAGTTAAGATGCACAGCGTCGCCCGGATTGGGGGCCGCGCCATTGGTGACGGCCTTGACGGGAACATCACCGACCATCGCCTCGACGACGTTGTGACGACCGACATCGGCCACTTTGTGTACGGTTGCGGGCAGGCCCGTATCGGACAGTGATACAAATTCAGGGCGCACCCCGATTTGCGGCGCGCCTTCATGGTCCAGCATCGGCCCTTCCAATGGCACATGATTGCCTTGGAAAAAGGCGCCACCGTCGCGCAATTCAACATCCAGAACGTTCATGCCGGGCGATCCGATGAAATGCCCCACAAAGGTATGCGCGGGCCGATCAAACAGCTCAACCGGGGTGCCGATTTGGACGATTTCACCGTCTTGCATCACCACCACCTGATCCGCAAATGTCAGCGCTTCGGTCTGATCGTGGGTCACGTAGATCATCGTGGCGCGCACTTTTTGATGCAGTTCCTTTAGCTTGGATCGTAGTTTCCATTTCAGATGCGGATCGATCACTGTCAGCGGTTCATCAAACATCACGACATTCACGTCGTCGCGCACCAATCCACGCCCCATTGAAATTTTCTGTTTGTTATCAGGCGACAGACCGGCGGCACGGGTGCCCAGCATGTCGGTCACTTCTAACATTTCTGCGATTTCGGTGACGCGGGTTTTGATCGTTGCCTCATCCACACCGCGATTGCGCAGCGGAAAGGCCAGATTGTCGTAAACGCTCATCGTGTCGTAGATGACCGGGAACTGAAAAACCTGCGCAATGTTGCGCTGATCCGGGGGCAACGCAGTCACGTCCTGGCCGTCAAACAGGATCTGGCCTTCTGACGGGACCAGTAGGCCTGAAATGATGTTCAGCAACGTGGATTTGCCGCATCCAGATGGACCAAGCAGCGCATAAGCGCCCCCATCGGACCAATCCAGATCGATTTCCTTTAGCGCGTATTCCGCCGGTGATTTCGGGTTGGGCATATAGGAATGCCGCAATTTGGATAGGGTGATCTTAGCCATCAGAGAGTCTCTCCTGTGACGCGGGTGCCATCGGGGGCAAAGTAGAAACAGGCCGTCGGATCGAGGTAAAACGGGTGATCTTCGCCGGTTTCATAAGGATGCACGCCGTGGGACAACGAAACCCAAGCGTCATCCGCCATTTGGAAATGGGCCGAACTTTCGGACCCGGATAATTCTGTCACCAACACATGCCCATTCAGCGCGACGATGTTGACGTCCGTTGGCACGGGCGTGACGTGGTGCGGGCGCACGGCCATGGCATATTCGCCATCTGACAGGGTCTGGGCTGCGCCTGTGGCATCCCAAGACACCTGCCCCATGATGATCCGGTCGCCTTGTTTGACGACCTTGGCCACGTTGATCGGCGGGTCGGAAAACACGCTGGCGGCCAACAGGGAACCAGGGCGGCGGTAAATTTCGGCGGTGGGACCGAACTGGGTGACAACGCCGTCATCCATCAACCCCGTATAGCCCCCCAGCAACAGCGCCTCTTCGGGTTCGGATGTGGCGTACACCACTACCGCGCCGCGGCCTTTGAACAATTCGGGCAGCTGTTCGCGCAATTCTTCGCGCAGTTTGTAGTCCAGATTGGCCAGCGGTTCGTCCAGAAACACCGCGCGGCTTTCTTTGGCAATCGCCCGCGCCAAGGCGGTCCGCTGCTGCTGCCCACCCGACAATTCATGCGGGCGCCGGTTCAGCATCGGGCGCAATTGCAAAATATCCGCCGCCTCTTCGACACGGCCTTGGATTTCAGATTTGGCCATTCCGGCCACTTTCAGCGGCGACGCGATGTTGTCGTAAACGCTCATATGGGCGTAGTTTACGAAAAACTGATGCACGAGGCTGATGTTGCGTTTTTGGGTGCTCAGCGCGGTAACGTCCTGACCATCCATGAAAATCTGGCCGTCAGCGATGGGATCCAGCCCAGCCATCATTTTAATCAGGGACGTTTTACCTGCGCCGGTCTGGCCTAGCAAAACATTGAAGTGGCCGGTCTCCAGTTCAAGCGTGGTCGGCTTGATATGGACCTGGCCTGCGACATGTTTGGTGATGTTTTTTACGTGCAGTGACATGGGAACCTTTGCGTGACCTGTTGCGGTCGCGTGCATGATCTGGCCGACTTTGCGGCGGTTGTGGCTGGGGCCGCTAAGCCCCAGCCGATGTCGGCGCAGGAAGAAATACGCCGATCAGGGAAGGTTACTCTGACGCCCAGCGGGCAACGAGTTCGTCATAGTTGACGGTTTCACCTTGCGGTTTTTCGTTATCCAACGGGGGTTTAGCGCCACCGTTTTCATACCAATATTCCGCAGTCTGCTCTTCGTTCAGACGTGGACCACAGCCGCCATAGACATTGGCTGCTTCGTCCGCGGCCTGCATACGGGACATGGTGATGTCCATTTCTTCGGCCAGACGATCCATGGCTTCTTGGGGGGTAAACGCCCCAGAGTTCACGTCGCCAATCTGCTGCCACCAAATCTGGGCCAGCTTTGGATAATCAGGCACGTTCACGCCAGTTGGCGACCACGCAACCCGATCCGGGGACCGATAGAATTCAACCAAGCCACCCAGACGCGGTGCACGTTCGGTAAAGCTTTCGTGGTTGATTGTGGAATCCCGGATAAAGGTCAGACCAATATGGGATTTTTTCACGTCCACAGTTTTGGACACCACGAATTGCGCATAAAGCCAAGCCGCCTGAGCACGATCCAGTGGGGTCGAATTCAGAATGGTCCAGGATCCAACATCCTGATAGCCAACTTTTTGGCCTTCTTGCCAATAGGGGCCATGCGGGGATGGGGCCATGCGCCACAATGGATTGCCTTCTTCGTCCACTGTGTTGTTACCGGCGGATTGCGGGGCAACCATGTCAGCGGTGAACGCTGTGTACCAGAAAATCTGCTGGGCGACATTGCCCTGCGCCAATGCTGGCAATGACTGATAAAAGTCATAAGACGCCGCACCCGGAGGTGCATAAGCGCGCAGCCATTCGTCCCATTTGCGGATCGCGTAAACCGCAGCTGGACCATTGGCAGCCCCACCACGGGTCACGGATGCGCCCACGGGGTTACAGGTGCCTTCTTCCATGCGGATGCCCCATTCGTCGATTGGCACACCATTTGGTTCACCAACAGACCCAGCACCGGCCATAGACAGCCACGCATCGGTCATCCGCCAGCCAAGGTCAGGCGCACGTTTGCCGTAATCCATGTGACCATAGATCGCGGTGCCGTCGATTTCCTGAACATGCACGCTAAAGAATTCAGCGATATCTTCGTAGGCGGACCAGTTTACCGGCACACCCAGATCATATCCGTAGATTTCGCGGAACTGCGCCTGCAGGTCTTCCCGGTCGAACCAATCTTTGCGGAACCAATACAGGTTGGCAAATTGCTGATCCGGCATCTGGTACAGATCGCCATCCGGTCCGGTGGTGAACTGAATGCCCATAAAGTCAGCCAGATCCAGCCCCGGATTGGTCACAGCCGCCCCTTCGCCCGCCATAAAGTCGGTCAGGTTACGCGCCAATTGCAGGCGTGAATGGGTGCCGATCAGGTCACTGTCGTTGACATAGGCGTCATAAAGATTCCGCCCGGTCTGCATTTGTGTTTGCACAGCCTGAACAACTTCGCCTTCGCCTAGGATCTGATGGTTCACCTTAATGCCGGTGATCTCTTCAAATGCCTGTGCCAGCACTTCGCTTTCGTAGCTATGTGTTGGAATGCCTTCGGACAGAACGTTGATTTCCATCCCAGCATAGGGCTGCGCGGCTTGGATGAACCACTGCATTTCTGCCATCTGTTCGTCTTTGGTCAACGTCGATGGCTGGAATTCCTGATCAATCCAGCGTGTCGCTGCGGCTTCGTCAGCCATAGCGCTATTGGACCCCGCAATCACGGCAGACGCCGCCACTGCGGAGAGAAGATACTTACGCATCTCGTCTCCTCCCTAGAGATTTTGGTAATCGGATTTACCGATGCCCTAATGTCATCGGCAAAGGCCCCATCTGTCAAACTAATTCTTTAGTAGTTAAGTAATATGCGCCTACACAACTGAAAATAAACAGTAATAATTGGTCTCATTTTTGCTTTGGCTTTTGGTTTTGCCATGATGCCGCCGTTTTGCGCGCCGCTTGGACGATAAAAATTCACATTTTCGTTAACTCAATTTCGCTTGCGAGAATCACCTTACTGCACGACCGTACAGCAACGACTTTTAGGATCGACATGCCCCAGACCACGCCAAAATTCAGCCGTGTCCCGGCGCAGGAACGCCGCCGTGACCTGATCGAAGCCACATTGCGCGTGGTTGCCAATCGTGGCGTAGAGGCAGCAACAGTGCGCACCATTTCACAAGAGGCGGGCGTTTCCTTTAGTTTGATCCGGCATCATTTCACCACCAAAGAGGACCTGCTATGTGCCGCGTTTGAACATCACATGCGCAGCTTGACCCATCTCAGCACGACCCCGGATTTGACCCAAGACCTGCCCCCGTTGCAAATGTTGGCACGGTTCATCACCAGCACCTTATCTCCGCCCGTGATGTCCCCTGATGCGGCGCAAATCTGGGCCGGGTTCATCCAGATGGTGCCACGCGACCACGCCATGCGGCAGGTTCACCAAAATCAATATCAGGCCTATCACCAAGAACTGGAAATGTTGATCAAACCGATCCTGATTGCCGCGGGGCGCGATGCAGATGACAATGAAATTCACCATCTCGCCCTTGCTTGTAACGCCGTTTTAGACGGGCTCTGGCTTGAGGGATCGATGCTGCCGGACCTGCTGGATCATCCAACCCTCGTCATGATCGCCACCCGTTCGATCCACGCCATCCTTGGCCTTGCCCATCCTCAAACTCACAAGGATCCCGCCGCATGAAATATGCCCCAATCACTGAAAGGCTGGCCAATTTGGGCGGCGCCAAATGGGAAGTGTACAATCACGCTCGCATTCTGAAAAACCAAGGTCACGACATCATTGACCTGACCATTGGCGAACCAGATGTCCCCGCCCCGGCCAATTTGATAGAGGCAACAATCCAAAGCCTGAACGCCGGTCGCACCCGATATTCAAACGGCCGCGGAGAAGACAATCTGCGCAATGCATTGGCTCAAAAATACACCGCTCGCTGTGGCCGGGCGATATCACCGGCGCAGTTTTTATGTCTGCCGGGCACGCAAACCGCGCTTTATGTTGCGATGATGGGTCTGGTCAGTGACGGCGACGAGGTGCTTGTTGGCGATCCGATGTATGCCACCTACGAAGGCGTCATTGCCGCGACCGGCGCACGCGCCGTACCCGTTCCGTTGCGGGCCGAGAACGGGTTTCGTTTGGCTGCAGACGATATCGCTGCACGGATCACCGCCAAAACACGCGTTATTTTCCTGAACACACCCCACAATCCCACGGGGTCCATTTTAACGGCCAATGACATCGACGCCATTGGTGCGCTCGCCCGAAAACATGATTTGTGGATCCTATCAGACGAAGTTTACGAAGACCTGATTTTTGACAACGCGACATTTCAGTCTCCTTTGGATCGCGATGATCTGCAGGATCGTGTGATCTCCGTTTCTTCTATCTCTAAGAGCCACGCCGCCCCCGGTTTCAGAAGCGGCTGGTGCGTTGGCCCCGCGAACTTTGTTGACCGGGTGCTGCCGGTGGCGGAAACGATGCTCTTTGGAAACCAGCCATTTTTGGCGGATGCAACGGCGCAGGTTCTGTCACGTCCGTCAGAGGTGGCAATTGGCATGCGCCAGCGATTTGCCCAGCGCGCAAACACAGTGCAGCGCCGTTTAGACGGGTCATTTGGCATGCATGTGCAAAAACCGGATGCAGGGATGTTTTTACTGCTCAACATCGCATCCCTCACCCCAGATGATTCAGAATTTGCCATGGATTTGCTGACAAAAACCGGCGTTGCGGTGATGCCCGGCACATCCTTTGGCCAAGGTTTGCAGGGATGGATCAGAATGGCATTGACCGTTGAGGATACCTTGATGGACACCGCCTGCGACCGGCTGTTGGCACATGCCGCGTTGGTTAAACCCGAAACATCTGCCGCCTATGTTTAGGTGGATCATAGGAAACGAAACATGGCTCTGAACCTGACCCATATTCACCATGTCGCTCTTATTTGTCGGGACTATCGCGCGTCGAAACATTTCTACACGCAGATTCTGGGCCTACCGATCATTTCCGAAAACTACCGCGCGAAACGTCAATCCTGGAAACTGGATCTAAAGCTACCCGATAGTGGCCAGTTGGAACTGTTTTCATTTCCCGATCCCCCGGCGCGCGGATCGCATCCAGAACATTGCGGCCTGCGGCATCTAGCCTTTGGGGTCGCGGATTTGGATCATGCGATCCAACACCTGACAGATGCGAATATCGACGTTGAACCAATCCGTATCGATGAATTTACCGGTGCGCGTTTTACTTTTTTCCCCGATCCCGACAGGCTGCCGATTGAGCTTTATGAAACGCAAGACGGTTCAAATTGACGCTAAAGTTTGGGAAGCGCAGATTTGTGCAATCCTCAGAAACGCTTTGTATATGGTGGTTTTCGACACCGGTTGCTGAGACTTAACAGCCCATTTAACTGACCGCATCCAAGCTCTCACATAAAACGTTACAGATTTTTTGCCATCCTAAAGATTTGTAACTTTTAGGTTGCTCGAATCCCCGGTCAAACATATACCGACCACGCGGTCGATTAATTTTTGGGAGGATGCGCAGATGGATGCTTTGATTTGCGATGGGGTTCGCACGCCCATTGGTCGGTATGGTGGCGCACTTTCAACGATGCGGACGGACGATCTGGCGGCGCTGCCAATTACAGCCCTGATGGAACGCAACCGGGACGTTGATTGGTCCGCAGTTGACGACGTTATTTATGGCTCGGCCAACCAGGCAGGCGAAGACAATCGCAACGTCGCGCGCATGGCCGCCTTGTTGGCGGGGCTGCCTGTGGATGTGCCGGGCACGACCGTGAACCGTCTTTGTGCCAGTGGGATGGACGCCATCGGTTTCGCCGCACGCGGGATCAAGGCGGGCGATTACGATTTGACCATCGCTGGTGGTGTCGAAAGCATGAGCCGCGCGCCTTTTGTGATGCCAAAGGCCAACGCTGCCTTTACCCGATCAAACACTGTCTATGACACAACAATCGGATGGCGGTTTGTGAACCCAAAAATGAAAGCCACCTATGGCGTTGATTCCATGCCGCAAACAGCAGACAACGTCGCCGCTGATTTTGATGTTAGCCGCGCGGATCAGGATGCCTTTGCCGCGCGATCACAGGCGCGTTGGGCGGCCGCACATGACGCGGGCATTTTCAACGACGAAATCGTCCCGGTCGCTGTGCCGCAGCGCAAAGGGGACCCTGTTATCGTCGACACAGATGAACATCCCCGCCCCAGTAGCGATGCCTCAGCCCTGAGCAAACTCAAAGGCGTGAATGGCCCGAACCTGACGGTCACGGCAGGCAATGCCAGCGGTGTAAACGACGGTGCTGCTGCGCTGTTGATCGCCTCTGAAGGGGCCGCAATGGCAAACGGGCTGACACCGATGGCCCGCATCGTTTGCATGTCGTCGGTGGGTGTCGAGCCACGCATCATGGGCATTGGCCCTGCCCCCGCAAGCGAGAAAGCCCTCAAACGCGCGGGGCTGACGATTGACCAGATGGATGTGATTGAACTGAACGAAGCTTTTGCTGCGCAGGGACTTGCGACGTTGCGCCAACTTGGTGTGGCTGATGATGACCCACGGGTGAACCCGCATGGCGGCGCGATTGCATTGGGTCATCCACTTGGAATGTCGGGGGCGCGGCTGGTTTTAACCGCGGCACACCACCTGAAACGCAGCGGTGGGCGCTATGCGCTATGCACCATGTGCGTCGGTGTCGGACAGGGCACAGCCATGATCATTGAACGCGTCTAAACCAGGAGGATAGAACATGTATGCACAAATGGTAAAATCCGAAGCTGCCGATGACAGCGAAATGGCGCAGGCTTTTCAGGCGCGCATTGATGCAGGCGAAAAGATCGAGCCCAAGGATTGGATGCCGGCGGGGTATCGCAAAACGCTGATCCGACAGATCGGCCAACACGCGCATTCCGAAATCGTGGGCCAGCTGCCCGAAGGAAACTGGATCACCCGCGCCCCGACGCTTGAACGCAAGGCGATCCTGCTGGCCAAGGTGCAGGATGAAGCAGGGCACGGTTTATATCTTTATTGTGCGGCTGAAACGCTGGGCGTGTCGCGCGACGAACTGACAGAAATGTTGCTGGATGGTCGGATGAAATACTCCTCCATCTTTAATTATCCGACACTGACATGGGCCGATATGGGCGCTGTTGGCTGGTTGGTTGATGGGGCGGCAATCATGAACCAAGTGCCGTTGCAGCGCACGTCCTTTGGCCCGTATTCGCGTGCGATGATCCGCGTGTGCAAAGAGGAATCGTTTCACCAGCGCCAAGGCTACGACATCATGATGAAAATGGCGCAGGGGACGCCACAACAAAAGGCGATGGCGCAAAACGCGTTGAACCGGTTCTGGTATCCATCGCTGATGATGTTTGGACCGAGCGATGCAGATTCCGTGCATTCCGCGCAGTCGATGGCGTGGAAAATCAAGATGAATACCAATGACGAGCTGCGCCAGAAATTTGTCGATCAGACGGTACCACAGGCCGAATACCTTGGCCTGAGCGTTCCCGATGAGACCCTGACATGGAACGAGGACAAGGGCGGTTATGACTTTGCCGAGCCCGATTGGGCCGAATTTTTTGAAGTGATCAAAGGCAACGGCCCCTGCAACACCGAACGCCTCGCCGCCCGGAACAAGGCATGGGACGATGGCAAATGGGTGCGTGATGGTCTTTTGGCACACGCCCAGAAACGCAAGGCACGAAAGGTAGCAGCGCAATGACCTCTCTTAGTTCCGCAAATTCCGAACAATCCGAAACACAAACCAAGCCCAAGCGCCACGAATGGCCGCTATGGGAAGTGTTCATCCGCGGCCAGCACGGCATGAGCCACCGCCATGTCGGCAGTCTTCATGCGCCTGACGAAGAAATGGCGATCAAGAATGCCCGCGATGTCTATACCCGCCGCAACGAAGGCGTCAGCATCTGGGTCGTTGAGGCGCGTCACATCGCGGCGTCTTCTCCTTCGGAAAAGGGACCGTTATATGAGCCATCCGAAAGCAAGGTTTATCGACATCCGACGTTTTTCGACATTCCCAAAGATGTAGGGGCGATGTGATGGCCGATGTAACATCAGAACACCTGTTCGAGTTTCTGTGCCGCATGGGCGATAACACCCTGGTGTTGGGGCATCGCGTCAGTGAATGGTGCGGTCACGCCCCCGTGTTAGAAGAAGACATCGCGCTGGCCAACACCGCGCTTGATTTGATCGGCCAAACGCAGATGTGGCTTGGTCTGGCGGGCGACGTCGAGGGCAAGGATCGCACAGCGGATGATATCGCGATGCTGCGTGACGTCTGGGATTTCCGCAATGTGCTGCTGGTTGAACAGCCCAACGGCGATTTCGGTCAAACCATGATGCGGCAATTCCTGTTTGATGCTTGGCATCTGGCCATGTTGACCGCTTTGCTGCAATCCACCAACACACAGATCGCGGCGATTGCGGCAAAGGCCGTCAAAGAAGTGCAGTACCATATCGAACGCTCTGGCGAGACGGTTGTCGGTTTGGGCGACGGCACCCCTGAGAGCCATAAGCGGATGCAAGACGCTCTAAATCTGTTGTGGCCCTATATCGGTGAAATGTTCGTCAGTGACGCCGTAGACAAAGCAATGACCGCTGCGGGTATCGCCCCGGATTTGGCTGATCTGCGTGCCCAATATGATGCGTATGTCAAACCGGTCCTGACCGAAGCCACGTTGGTAATCCCCGAAGGTGGTTTTGCCCATAAAGGCGGTAAAACTGGTTTTCAGCACACCGAACATCTGGGCCATCTCTTGACGCAAATGCAGTGGCTTCAGCGCGCCTATCCCGGAGCAACCTGGTAGGATGAAACCCACCGTGGCACAGATTTGGGGCTGGCTTGACGCCGTGCCCGACCCAGAGATCCCCGTGATCTCGGTCGTGGATTTGGGCATCGTGCGGGGCGTATCATGGAATGAGGACACGCTTGAGGTGGCCGTAACGCCGACCTATTCGGGCTGCCCTGCGACCCGTGTTATTGCGATGGATATCGAAACGGCGCTGTGGGATCGCGGCATTAAAGAAGTGCGGATTAAAACCCAAATCAGCCCGCCTTGGACCACTGATTGGCTGTCTGACAAAGGCCGTGCCAAGCTGATGGATTATGGTATCGCCCCGCCCCGCGCGGCAGGTGGACCAGAATGTTGCCCACGCTGCAAATCCTCAAACG carries:
- a CDS encoding ABC transporter ATP-binding protein, with translation MAKITLSKLRHSYMPNPKSPAEYALKEIDLDWSDGGAYALLGPSGCGKSTLLNIISGLLVPSEGQILFDGQDVTALPPDQRNIAQVFQFPVIYDTMSVYDNLAFPLRNRGVDEATIKTRVTEIAEMLEVTDMLGTRAAGLSPDNKQKISMGRGLVRDDVNVVMFDEPLTVIDPHLKWKLRSKLKELHQKVRATMIYVTHDQTEALTFADQVVVMQDGEIVQIGTPVELFDRPAHTFVGHFIGSPGMNVLDVELRDGGAFFQGNHVPLEGPMLDHEGAPQIGVRPEFVSLSDTGLPATVHKVADVGRHNVVEAMVGDVPVKAVTNGAAPNPGDAVHLNFKTSQTRLYRGGWLASQANQEAGQ
- a CDS encoding ABC transporter ATP-binding protein; this translates as MSLHVKNITKHVAGQVHIKPTTLELETGHFNVLLGQTGAGKTSLIKMMAGLDPIADGQIFMDGQDVTALSTQKRNISLVHQFFVNYAHMSVYDNIASPLKVAGMAKSEIQGRVEEAADILQLRPMLNRRPHELSGGQQQRTALARAIAKESRAVFLDEPLANLDYKLREELREQLPELFKGRGAVVVYATSEPEEALLLGGYTGLMDDGVVTQFGPTAEIYRRPGSLLAASVFSDPPINVAKVVKQGDRIIMGQVSWDATGAAQTLSDGEYAMAVRPHHVTPVPTDVNIVALNGHVLVTELSGSESSAHFQMADDAWVSLSHGVHPYETGEDHPFYLDPTACFYFAPDGTRVTGETL
- a CDS encoding ABC transporter substrate-binding protein, translated to MRKYLLSAVAASAVIAGSNSAMADEAAATRWIDQEFQPSTLTKDEQMAEMQWFIQAAQPYAGMEINVLSEGIPTHSYESEVLAQAFEEITGIKVNHQILGEGEVVQAVQTQMQTGRNLYDAYVNDSDLIGTHSRLQLARNLTDFMAGEGAAVTNPGLDLADFMGIQFTTGPDGDLYQMPDQQFANLYWFRKDWFDREDLQAQFREIYGYDLGVPVNWSAYEDIAEFFSVHVQEIDGTAIYGHMDYGKRAPDLGWRMTDAWLSMAGAGSVGEPNGVPIDEWGIRMEEGTCNPVGASVTRGGAANGPAAVYAIRKWDEWLRAYAPPGAASYDFYQSLPALAQGNVAQQIFWYTAFTADMVAPQSAGNNTVDEEGNPLWRMAPSPHGPYWQEGQKVGYQDVGSWTILNSTPLDRAQAAWLYAQFVVSKTVDVKKSHIGLTFIRDSTINHESFTERAPRLGGLVEFYRSPDRVAWSPTGVNVPDYPKLAQIWWQQIGDVNSGAFTPQEAMDRLAEEMDITMSRMQAADEAANVYGGCGPRLNEEQTAEYWYENGGAKPPLDNEKPQGETVNYDELVARWASE
- a CDS encoding TetR/AcrR family transcriptional regulator, with translation MPQTTPKFSRVPAQERRRDLIEATLRVVANRGVEAATVRTISQEAGVSFSLIRHHFTTKEDLLCAAFEHHMRSLTHLSTTPDLTQDLPPLQMLARFITSTLSPPVMSPDAAQIWAGFIQMVPRDHAMRQVHQNQYQAYHQELEMLIKPILIAAGRDADDNEIHHLALACNAVLDGLWLEGSMLPDLLDHPTLVMIATRSIHAILGLAHPQTHKDPAA
- a CDS encoding pyridoxal phosphate-dependent aminotransferase, producing the protein MKYAPITERLANLGGAKWEVYNHARILKNQGHDIIDLTIGEPDVPAPANLIEATIQSLNAGRTRYSNGRGEDNLRNALAQKYTARCGRAISPAQFLCLPGTQTALYVAMMGLVSDGDEVLVGDPMYATYEGVIAATGARAVPVPLRAENGFRLAADDIAARITAKTRVIFLNTPHNPTGSILTANDIDAIGALARKHDLWILSDEVYEDLIFDNATFQSPLDRDDLQDRVISVSSISKSHAAPGFRSGWCVGPANFVDRVLPVAETMLFGNQPFLADATAQVLSRPSEVAIGMRQRFAQRANTVQRRLDGSFGMHVQKPDAGMFLLLNIASLTPDDSEFAMDLLTKTGVAVMPGTSFGQGLQGWIRMALTVEDTLMDTACDRLLAHAALVKPETSAAYV
- a CDS encoding VOC family protein, with amino-acid sequence MALNLTHIHHVALICRDYRASKHFYTQILGLPIISENYRAKRQSWKLDLKLPDSGQLELFSFPDPPARGSHPEHCGLRHLAFGVADLDHAIQHLTDANIDVEPIRIDEFTGARFTFFPDPDRLPIELYETQDGSN
- the pcaF gene encoding 3-oxoadipyl-CoA thiolase — encoded protein: MDALICDGVRTPIGRYGGALSTMRTDDLAALPITALMERNRDVDWSAVDDVIYGSANQAGEDNRNVARMAALLAGLPVDVPGTTVNRLCASGMDAIGFAARGIKAGDYDLTIAGGVESMSRAPFVMPKANAAFTRSNTVYDTTIGWRFVNPKMKATYGVDSMPQTADNVAADFDVSRADQDAFAARSQARWAAAHDAGIFNDEIVPVAVPQRKGDPVIVDTDEHPRPSSDASALSKLKGVNGPNLTVTAGNASGVNDGAAALLIASEGAAMANGLTPMARIVCMSSVGVEPRIMGIGPAPASEKALKRAGLTIDQMDVIELNEAFAAQGLATLRQLGVADDDPRVNPHGGAIALGHPLGMSGARLVLTAAHHLKRSGGRYALCTMCVGVGQGTAMIIERV
- the paaA gene encoding 1,2-phenylacetyl-CoA epoxidase subunit PaaA; its protein translation is MYAQMVKSEAADDSEMAQAFQARIDAGEKIEPKDWMPAGYRKTLIRQIGQHAHSEIVGQLPEGNWITRAPTLERKAILLAKVQDEAGHGLYLYCAAETLGVSRDELTEMLLDGRMKYSSIFNYPTLTWADMGAVGWLVDGAAIMNQVPLQRTSFGPYSRAMIRVCKEESFHQRQGYDIMMKMAQGTPQQKAMAQNALNRFWYPSLMMFGPSDADSVHSAQSMAWKIKMNTNDELRQKFVDQTVPQAEYLGLSVPDETLTWNEDKGGYDFAEPDWAEFFEVIKGNGPCNTERLAARNKAWDDGKWVRDGLLAHAQKRKARKVAAQ
- the paaB gene encoding 1,2-phenylacetyl-CoA epoxidase subunit PaaB, with translation MSHRHVGSLHAPDEEMAIKNARDVYTRRNEGVSIWVVEARHIAASSPSEKGPLYEPSESKVYRHPTFFDIPKDVGAM
- the paaC gene encoding 1,2-phenylacetyl-CoA epoxidase subunit PaaC is translated as MADVTSEHLFEFLCRMGDNTLVLGHRVSEWCGHAPVLEEDIALANTALDLIGQTQMWLGLAGDVEGKDRTADDIAMLRDVWDFRNVLLVEQPNGDFGQTMMRQFLFDAWHLAMLTALLQSTNTQIAAIAAKAVKEVQYHIERSGETVVGLGDGTPESHKRMQDALNLLWPYIGEMFVSDAVDKAMTAAGIAPDLADLRAQYDAYVKPVLTEATLVIPEGGFAHKGGKTGFQHTEHLGHLLTQMQWLQRAYPGATW
- the paaD gene encoding 1,2-phenylacetyl-CoA epoxidase subunit PaaD; this translates as MKPTVAQIWGWLDAVPDPEIPVISVVDLGIVRGVSWNEDTLEVAVTPTYSGCPATRVIAMDIETALWDRGIKEVRIKTQISPPWTTDWLSDKGRAKLMDYGIAPPRAAGGPECCPRCKSSNVTRISQFGSTPCKAQWRCGECLEPFDYFKCI